The following nucleotide sequence is from Clupea harengus chromosome 17, Ch_v2.0.2, whole genome shotgun sequence.
AAACCACATATTTATTTCTAAGAAGATTATCATTTATTCAATGTATTAGCATACGCATAATATGCTTTAATATGCATTAAAGAATATATCTGTGAAATAAAGAAATGCtacaaaataatgtaaaatGAATGCACAAGTTATTAAAAAGTTGAGTTTAAGTTAAAAAGTTATTGTTAGAGAAAACTTGATTTGATGCATGCTGATGCAGCTGTTGCAGATTTCAAGAGCATTACATTTAACCCTTTCGTGCATGGGGTCCACATGCGTGGACAGTTAATTAAACTCCATTTTATTCTGGATTATCATAGTAATATTCTCCAAACCACATAGGGGCAGAGTCAGTAGACTCAGAGcaatataataacaatatgtaTCATCTTGTATTTGGAATGTTAACTGTGTAATGACATCATTAAGACAAGATGGCTGACGGAGCTGGGCATGTGCTGAATACTCCAGGCATATCTGTTAAAACCTTCTACCCAAGAAGGAAAAATCAGGCAAAAAAAATATTAGTATGTAGGGGAAAGTGTGTTGAAcaaatctgtgtttaaaaaaatgaaatttgaTGTAAAATATAGTTTGTACACCCTAAAAACCAACTGTCCACATACGTGGACGTCATGCATTAGAGGAATCGGATACCGTCCACATATGTGGACGTCATGCATCAGAGGAATCGGATGACATTAAATCTGATTATAAAacctggtatttttttttatttgcattgttcaaatgaaagaaacaatCATACAACAAACATATCAACATAAATAATTACTAAATTACgtgaaaataatgatttttaaccTTGGGTAAGTATTCGTTACCATCCCTTTGTTGCATGGTGTCCACGTATGTGGacagtaaaatatatttttaataaaaccatattttttaaaaattcaaaatgaatttcaagtTTAGGTTCATTTTGAGTAataaaatcaatacaaaaaaaatctagatCAATTCATGCATGAAAGAGTTAAAGAGGCCCAAAAATCTACAAATACAGGAATATAGCATCACACATCTAAGACATTTAGCTGTTAAGGATCATTTCCATCTGGAATGCAAAGAATGTCTGTATCTGCTGTGTCCATTCGTGTGGTCAGTTGGGCTTTTGGGTCTACTGCCTTCCTGCCCTCgatcctctctcccttctgcccttcccccttcccctccctttcccttttccctttcGTCTCCTGGGAGGGTCCTGTTGAGTGACGGGGGGCCCCACACGCTCTTCATTCACTTTCTTCATGGCATCCTTCACCCAGGGGCTGTCGGGGTTGGCACAGATCCGCTTGCCACTCTTTGTCAGTAAACTGCacggagaagaaaggaagattgGTCAAGCCTCTATGGCATGACGTTTATGCTAATAAGAGTTCAGTTATTATGACATATTGTCATCAATAAGTGCAAAAAAGATCTTCAGCTCagtaaaatctctctctctctctttctctctctctctctctctctttactactatgaagagagtgaggagtgaaagaaagaaaaagaccacaaagaagaagaaagaaagtctGTCTTATTATCATTATGTCCTGACTCTCTATAACTAAACGTATTATCATTATGTCCAGACTCTCTATAACTAAACTTATTATCATTATGTCCAGACTCTTAACTAAACTTATTATCATTATGTCCAGACTCTATATAACTAAACGTATTATCATTATGTCCAGACTCTCTATAACTAAACTTATTATCATTATGTCCAGACTCTATATAACTAAACGTATTATCATTATGTCCAGTGTGTATTATCTCCTTCTCAGGCCTCTCCTCACCATCTTTTAATCTATATGTTTTATTTCATCATGCGCATGATCGTATGCATTATGTGTGTTCATTCTCCTGTTGCCCTGTTGCTATCAGTGACATGACCAACACAAGTGTTTCTATGACATCCTGTTGCTATCAGTGACATGACCAACACAAGTGTTTCTATGACATCCTGTTGCTATCAGTGACATGACCAACACAAGTGTTTCTATGACATCCTGTTGCTATCAGTGACATGACCAACACAAGTGTTTCTATGACATCCTGTTGCTatcagtcacatgaccaacacaAGTGTTTCTCTGACATTCTGTTGAAGTTTCGTCTTTAATGAAAGAATATACTCACACCACTGCGTCTATAGGGCAGAGTCCACCCTGCGGCTGAATGTGGTAGTCTTTCACATTTTTGATTCTTGGTCGCGACACTGACAGACTGAGGCAACAGTCTGCTGTCGGGCTGCTCACTGAAAAACAAGgtgaaaaacatttaatttaaaagCATTGATTTAGCAGATATTTCATTTACAACAAGAACAACTTATTTATTATACACTACTTTACATTATAAAACACCAATTATCAGGGGAGCAACATGAatattgaattcatatttttgAGTAATTCATTTATCTTGCTGCATCCAGCCAGATTGACTTACCAGCAGATATGATGAAACAAGAAGAGATCaggcagcacacagagagagtggagatgtTCATCTTGTCTGCCAGCACCTTGTGTAGTCCGGCTCAGAGCACTGACTCATGTCTGAACCTGCAGCGTGTTTTGTATGCGATAGGAGTTTCCATTTGATCACAAACATTTGCGCCCCCTACCTCAAAAAGGaagcgtgagagagagcaagatgagAATGGGTTGGGGGTGTTGAGATGAAAATGCAAAGATGGATTTTTTTTGGGTGGGGGGCTCTTTCCGTTCGTGGTTTTGACTGCCCCACATGCTTTCCAACGATGACCACTctgagtaagtaagtaagtaagaacACATCATCTGGGTACACGGGAGCTCAGAATAGCGTTTCCCATTTGCTAAATGTATCTGTCCATGTTCTATGAAAAGTCTTCTATGAAGAATacttaatatatataaataatataatataaaaccACTTAATATTTAGTGGTTCAAGGTCAACAGAACATGACCAGCTCATTTGTACCCTTGAGAAAGATATGTTATCCCCAACATGTGTTTAACAGCCAGCAAGATAAAAGAGCTGAGATGAAAAAGAGTTATAGATAGCACCTTCTGTGCATAACATACAGCTCAACCTGCTTTGCAGGGAAGCAAAAATGAGTTGTGAAAGGTTATTTGTGATAAGAAATTGATGTAAACAGTACCAGTGGTTTGTAATGGAATGGAAACCtagatacaaaataatgagaAGACTGTATAATGGCTGAATGGGACTATATCCCTGTGGAGGGATATTTAGATttgtgttcttgttgtcaatatgcctttaaagttTTGTCCTAGATTCATAaaaacacccccagaaacctttaatcttctacatatatgccacttgtgcatcaatgttttaatttagaggaaatatacaaaaatgtcaAGGCATGTCAGGCTACCTAAAGaagtctaacaggcctcagtACCCAGACACATccccaggtctacagggtgccaaacatgcactctgaccgcaacccCAAAGAGCCgtcagtcagagcacatactcatctgtagtgacaatCACATCGTCACAGTATTCttattgtgaaaaaaaaaacctgcagaaGTTAAATCATTCGTTAGCAACGTCAATATATTACCCCCCTTCGGCACCCAATCATTAAAAAAGCTTCagttaaataattataataatgcattttatttgtagcgcacttttcattcaaaagaatctcagagtgccatagTAAAAtacatagttaaaaacatagttGAAACAAACTATAATAAAAACATCAACCTGCCAGCGGATCCGAATGGAGAAGTCTTCCTGGTCCATAACAAAAAACTGACTTTGCAATTGTTCAAGGTCAAGAGAGATGTTTAAAATGGCCCATCAATGATCCCCTTCTGTCAAAAAGTGTGGTCACACATTCAGTATAGTGATCTGTCAGTTTTCTAAGGCTGTTTGCTGTTCGACTGTTCAAGGAGTGATGTGGGTTTGTATGATGAGCTCAGAATGGTCTTGTCAGATTATTTAAGGCAAGCTGTATTACACTGTAATAGACAGTGGCACACCACTTCACACTGCTGTCTGTCAACATCCCCTAAATGGATCAAAATCCTGGGTACTTTCCAGTTGCGCTGCTTAAGTTGCATGGATATCTGTGAagtataatctttttttttttcttctggagGAAACTGCACCCTCCACACCCAAACATTACGCAGTTTTGGTGGCATGTAAACAGGCATGGTagtcatggacggattaagaaaccacgggcccctgggcctggacatgttaaagcccccccccttTGCGAGAAAAATAATTAGCGACACTTTTCATCCACATGTTCGGATAAATTTAgaaagcagggtctgctttgcctacgaaccttccacgctggctgcattgtctatagttacgcccctggcgcacatgcacattttctaacacagcacaggtacactcaattaaagccattagcaaattaacaaaatacacctttttcaatcacaaataagagatacataacagcaacttcacgcagaggctctgccttaggggccccctgagctcatgggcccctgggcctgggcccggtaggcccgttcgttaatccatccctgatgCTAGTGTCGTGGTGAGAGGTATGGGTACAGTGGATTCTAAGGCCTCCCACCTTTTGCGAAAGTGCTCTGTCCTGGAGAGATGCTTGAAAATAAGCCATGCTATGCAATGAGCCATGTCATCAAGAGTCCTGAACCTAGATAATGATAGTGGACTCAGCTTCATTTGCTAAATGAATTGTGTTTAGTTCTACATTAGATTATCTCTCATTGAGTGGTTGGAGAAAGAGGAATCAATCTTACTGTCGTTAGTGATTCTTCTTGTATTGCCTCgtttatttctctgtctgtctgtctttctgtgtctgtgttctatGTGTTGTCTTCCTGTGTGAAGACAGCTATTCTGAAGAAATGACACCTTGATTGGCAGAGCACACAAAATGTCAAAAGTCAAAGTTCGAAACTAATTGTTAGGCCTTTAACAGTCTCTTCAATGTATGAAGAACATTTGTGACTATGAGAAATATTTAATGATATATCAAAGTGTGTTTGATACAGTTACAGCGAGCGGGTTACACACTCTTCTGCtgttcctcacctcctccatcaatGCTATGGCTAACCCATGACCAAACCCACACTCACAACACTTTCACACTCTCGCTGTTTGCATGGTGCAACCCCCACTCACActcaagagagtgtgtgagcgagtggaaGAACAAGCTAAGGCACAAGCACGCCGCATAAGATCTCAAGGCATAGTCTAGCAATGGGGGGCACTAACTGCATACTCTGATGGCAGCCAATAAAAGAGATGTCTGAATATAGAGTGCGTGAATTTCTGGCAGCAGGCCGACTTTGCATGTCGTAGAGGGCCTGAGCTTGTAGGGGGCGATTCCGTTCATTGAAGCTGTGGCTTGTGACTGACTCTCTAACCACCGACACCCACACTATAACTATAagatgagtaagtgtgtgtggtcagcCAACTCCTCCAATGGCTTCACATGCTCATGGAAATATACAGGCTACATAGTTGAAAAAACTCATCAAACTTAAAGAAAGTGATGCCAATGGTATTGTCTAAGTAAAGGCTAAAATTGAGAATAAAGagacacataaaaacatactcacatatatatatttatatatacatacacatgcaaatgttGATACAAAGCCAAAGTAAACTGACCGTGACCACATTACACACAGCTGCTTtagatttattattattatttctttctttttcttctactACTTAGCTAAAGACAAAAgggcatacatgcacacatacatacatacatacatacatacatacatacatacatacatacatacatacacctgcAAAGAGAATACGTtacagaccacagaccacagaccacagtTAAACACAACAAAATAATGTACCAAGGTTTGATTAAAAATGTGAAAGCATTGCTGAGATGTGCCATCACGTACTGTTCACTTTGGTGTATCTACGAGTGTCTTTGGTGTATCTaagatcaaatcaaatcaaactttatttatacggctgatttcataccaggaggtaacacaatgggCCTAAGAGTCTAAGAGTATCTTTGGTGTCTCTAAGATCAtaatgaagggaccggcatttgagatttatagttaataaggatatgccatagtcaataattcaatgtatcttatacctagttataattgttacttttatttggatttaactagcatgtaagcattcctgggtgaatatactttgggtTGACCTaaggagtgaggtgtgacaagTGCTCTCACCTTGCCCCCCAGGTCAAAACAAAGAGCCTTGTCTCCAGGGCCTATTTGAATAGATGGTGACACtattcagtgtatttaacagactgtccttCAATGGATAaatcagatgagtctgaggtgaagctatgagtggaacttcaggctttgtctcccttggaatggccaccattgtacatgattaaacctgaatcctgactgatccaATCTAAGACTGgatctccaatatatggtataaaattaaATACTTTCAAGGTGTAGGTTTGTGCgggtgaagaaagaaaatgtagtTCCCGACTAATTACTGCCACCATGCTTCTAGCAGATGTCATCATGGCATCCTGGTACCACCAACAACTGGTGGACAAAATATCAACCTGTCATGCATTGCGCCACTAGGCAACTGATCTGTGATGACCTAATTTAAGTTCACTCCTCAAATTATACTTTTTTTCCAGACATTGTCAAAGTATAAGGTATGACAGAACGCCATTCTTTTATCAAACTCATGGCTGAGACTAAGTAAGTATCACAATCACCAGACGTGGTCACAGATGACTTTTTGCAAAACTGTGGGACCATATATCGCTGCTCTTTCAACAGAACCGTTCACAAATGTTCTAGAAGGACCCTGGCTGCACTCTGTGTctggggttaaaaaaaaaatccggtTTTCTCTGATCACACACTGATTAATTCAGCAAACTTGAACATTACAATTGGAATACAATTTCTAAACCTTTGTGTCACTAACCTCACTACAGAGGGCTATGGGAGGAGAGCCTAATGCCTATTGTTTCTACTCCGGGGCATAGAGGAGGTTGGGGAAACCTCTGGGTGCCAAGCATGTCCCTAATCCTACCATTATGGACAAACAATGAGGGCTTGCATTTGAGGGTGTCAGTTGATGAAAGGAAATGACAGGGGTAAACTAATCACAATATCCTACTTAGTGAAGTACGACTACGTGGCAAATCAGATGTAGCAAGATTGGTATTGATGAAaccggaaatattgctattctgttgttgtaagagaAATTAACTAAGTGTTaacttattttgtatctgtaactcatacccttggttgtgtactctgtctgtctcactgagacctgaacaattagcatgtgaaccccttcccccttagatagcctccttcctgctatcaccctttgtcacctgttatcacccccctcccccataggTAAATCACttaccccactgtctccccttcctctcacctatagggtgtggtcaccctctcccctattgtattctacctgactgaatggtataaatgccatcATATTCCACAAacaggtaggccattctctgagcaccagctgagagggggtctccacgctgaaataaactccagaatcCTGACTGcgtcctccggtcccttcttcaactttggcgtgcacatttagattctatcagtATCATGCCCACCTCCAGCCAAAGCATGTGCAAGTGCATAATGACAATGTTCTATTTATACACAggaagaggtagaggaagaggtgtTAAATGCCTTGAGCTGTTGGTTGGGGATTTCCAACggtggccaatcctctcactgtcacctGCAAGTACTTATACCCAAccacctaacctaaccaatatgaccactgcccaaccatagaactaggttacaacaacaacacacaaccgGCTGGTGACAGCTACAACACATGCCGCATGTTGTACCCGGGATCCATAAAGgctctccttcacagtacaacatgcgctgtcagTAGCCCACAGCTTCTAAACACAACAtcactgcccaaccatagattgTGAGCAGCAaagtacaacaacaacaacaaagttgCCTGCGTGAGCATTTTGTGAGGGTATTCAAGCAGGCATCttcattcatcagtgtttcattgaattaggcctaCAACACCCCAAGAAGGCAGAAGGTGTTAACACATAATTGTTAACTCAATAAACTAAacaatgcactcacactcagaatgcaacaccatgtctggtctcatagcagtcacaaaaatacactgtggaacttgaagttgtcttccgacatcagccagcaatctccaatcccacgctttgccccatttgtcagtactgtttgtacatgCCTGGTATCCACTTTTCTGACCCTGTCACTCAAAATAAATTCTACTGGCCCTGTCAGTAACCGgaacttgtttttttctcaaacaaacacaaaattatttaaaaacctTATTATGTGTCCTCATGTACCCTgggtcaggctagttttacaCCCAGACCAACTATCTTTCAATGAGCCTAATCACCTAAACACAACTTGCACCTTCCGTCTTCACCCAGCCACTCACTGAGGTGCTGCagagttgggaggacatcataaattaacaattacattttttttgacactttatttgtatagttttatcacacagatacagaaaaacagaaacagaaaagtaaacaaacaaacaaatggacaaaaaaaatacaaaaacaaaaaacttgacAACCATGAACGTGCTGGATTGCATTGATTCTACAGAGTGATCCTGAGACATACATTTTTCAAACATCGTCCTGTCATTGACATGTAAATAGAGTCCATTTCACCCATTTctcttcacattgttctgtcTGTACTCTTAATCTATGAGTTAGCTGTTCCATCACATACATCTCACTCACAATTTTCAGCCATTCATCTTGGGGTTGGGGGGCCTAGTTTGTATTTGGTTTTACCTCCCTCTCAAAGTAGTCCCTTAGTTGCAGATATCTGAAATGATCCTGGTTATACAATGCAAACCTTTCTTTCATCTGCTGAAAACTCATGAAATGACCATCTTTTGTTACTGTACACAATGCTGTTATTCCACTTGGTATCCAATGTTTGAATCTCTGGTCAAGAGTGTTTGGAATGAATTGTTTCACATAGGCACTTGTACTCTTTTAGGTAGTCTGTCATGCCTTTTTTGTCTGacatgatgtttttgtatatttcccctaactaaaaacattgaggcaaaagtggcatgtatgattatattctagaagacctcagcaataataacatgagagtaaaaggaatgtagtaaaacaatgttttacaatatttaaatcaaatctaaacatacccttacaaaaacctcaATATTCCCCACGGGAATAGGATACTTCTAAGGGTTAATTATAGATGACCTCACCCATGCCATTCAATTAACTCTGCACTGTACCCTTCAAACCTTCCCAAATGTATTTTAAATCAACATTGATGCAAATCCATTCCTTGACTTCAGAGGCCTCTGGTCATCTAACCCTTGTTTTTTGATGACCACTGCGTGTTTCCTTCCTAGTCTGCTTCGTTTGTCCTTGCTGTTCGCCAGCTGTCTGATGGCCACCATGCTGTGAGGGTCCGCCAGGTCCTCCTTCAGGTCCTCCTTCCTCTGTCACAGAGGTACTGATATGCTCTGCAGTGGCCTTTGGTGCTCAACTTGAGCTACTTCTTATCAAGTAGAGCTGAATGCTATACCCCTGCACTCCTTTGTCCAGACATTTCTTCACTTATACAAACTATTGTGCATGTGCATTCATTGACCTTTGTGCAGATCTGAGGATATTTGATGATTTGGTGGTTTGGTGATGAACTTTAACAAGGCCCTTTAAAGACAGTGATGAAGATATCTGTGCATGATCGGTGATAATATTTTTATGCATTAGCCAGATGGAACTGAAATTCGTGACATCCTTAAGCACTTTAGCACTGGCAAAG
It contains:
- the ccl32b.3 gene encoding C-C motif chemokine 32b.3, which encodes MNISTLSVCCLISSCFIISAVSSPTADCCLSLSVSRPRIKNVKDYHIQPQGGLCPIDAVVLLTKSGKRICANPDSPWVKDAMKKVNEERVGPPVTQQDPPRRRKGKGKGRGRGKGRRERGSRAGRQ